A window of the Gossypium arboreum isolate Shixiya-1 chromosome 2, ASM2569848v2, whole genome shotgun sequence genome harbors these coding sequences:
- the LOC108466688 gene encoding potassium transporter 5 isoform X1, giving the protein MEENKAGMAENVEKGEEIEMAAAEADKNRLKERKFSWAKLRRVDSLNLEAGRLSFSSTKSPHSKVDWMRTLSLAFQSIGVIYGDIGTSPLYVYASTFTDGIGHQDNLIAVLSLIIYSIVLIPFFKYAFLVLRANDNGEGGTFALYSLLCRHVKLSLLPNQQPEDRELSNYQLDTPSSQLNRAYKIRGKMENSLKVKLTIFVVTILATSMVIGDGVLTPSISVLSAVGGIDSLGQDAVVGISVVILVILFCVQRFGTDKVGYSFAPIICLWFTFLSGIGLYNLFTYGWGVLRAFNPLYIVDYFKRRGKDGWISLGGVVLCITGTEAMFADLGHFNVRAVQISFSTITLPALLTVYSGQAAYLTKHPEHVGDTFYKSIPDPIYWPTFVVAVAASIIASQAMISGAFSIISQSLTLGCFPRVNVVHTSTEYEGQVYIPEVNYMLMIACVAVTVGFRTTENIGHAYGIAVVAVMVITTCMVTLIMLVIWKTSILWIALFCVFFGTIEAIYLSSVLYKFVEGGYLPLAFSFILMTIMGIWHYVHQKRYEFELNNKVSKEYIKQLVDDPRINRVPGIGLLYSELVQGIPPIFPHFISSIPSMHSVLVFVSIKKLPISKVRPEERFLFRHIEPREYRMFRCVVRYGYKDFMGTPIEFEQQLVEKLKEFIRHEYFMAEGEAAVVENPPQSSNILVNQGKDKGSSRRAVFVEETLNQLNQSHRSSASIQSFNVAKLNNSSSGIVSAAPPLLGAEEEIQFVQKAKDEGIIYLLGEAEVMAKPNSSYTKRMIVDYGYNFLRRNFRQGEKVMMIPQTRLLRVGMTYEI; this is encoded by the exons ATGGAAGAGAACAAAGCAGGTATGGCCGAGAATGTGGAGAAAGGTGAGGAGATAGAGATGGCAGCAGCAGAAGCTGATAAAAACCGACTAAAAGAACGAAAGTTCTCGTGGGCCAAGCTGCGCCGTGTGGATTCTCTCAATTTGGAGGCTGGCAGACTTTCATTTTCTTCAACCAAGTCCCCCCATTCCAAG GTGGATTGGATGAGGACGTTGAGTTTAGCATTTCAGTCTATTGGAGTGATATACGGAGATATTGGAACATCTCCGCTTTATGTATACGCCAGTACTTTCACTGACGGTATTGGTCACCAAGATAACCTTATTGCGGTTCTTTCCCTCATCATCTACTCCATAGTTCTAATCCCTTTTTTCAAGTATGCATTCCTTGTCTTGAGAGCCAATGACAACGGTGAAG GTGGAACATTTGCGCTGTATTCTTTGTTGTGCCGACATGTGAAACTGAGCTTACTTCCGAATCAACAACCGGAGGATAGAGAGCTGTCTAACTACCAGTTGGACACTCCATCCAGCCAGTTGAATCGAGCATATAAAATTAGAGGAAAGATGGAGAACAGTTTAAAAGTCAAACTTACTATTTTCGTGGTCACTATCCTTGCGACTTCAATGGTTATAGGTGATGGGGTTTTGACCCCATCTATCTCAG TTCTTTCTGCGGTTGGTGGCATCGATTCCTTAGGGCAAG ACGCTGTGGTGGGAATTTCTGTGGTAATTCTGGTCATCCTGTTCTGCGTTCAACGATTTGGAACTGACAAAGTGGGATATTCATTTGCCCCAATCATATGCCTGTGGTTTACCTTCCTAAGTGGCATTGGTTTGTACAACCTATTCACATATGGTTGGGGTGTATTACGTGCGTTTAATCCGTTGTATATAGTGGATTACTTCAAAAGACGCGGTAAGGATGGGTGGATATCACTTGGAGGAGTAGTACTTTGCATTACAG GAACTGAGGCTATGTTTGCTGATCTGGGTCACTTCAATGTTCGAGCAGTTCAA ATTAGTTTCTCCACTATTACCTTGCCTGCTTTACTTACTGTATATAGTGGCCAAGCTGCCTACCTCACAAAACACCCTGAACACGTTGGGGACACTTTCTACAAATCTATTCCAG ATCCAATCTATTGGCCAACATTTGTAGTAGCTGTAGCTGCTTCCATTATTGCAAGCCAAGCTATGATATCAGGAGCATTTTCAATTATCTCTCAATCGTTAACACTGGGATGTTTTCCAAGAGTTAATGTGGTCCACACCTCCACTGAGTATGAGGGGCAGGTTTATATACCAGAAGTCAACTACATGCTCATGATTGCCTGTGTTGCAGTCACTGTTGGGTTCAGAACCACAGAAAACATCGGTCACGCATATG GAATTGCTGTTGTAGCTGTAATGGTGATCACAACATGTATGGTTACTCTTATCATGCTTGTTATATGGAAGACAAGCATATTATGGATCGCTCTCTTTTGTGTGTTCTTCGGCACTATAGAGGCCATATATCTCTCATCAGTCTTGTATAAATTCGTTGAAGGTGGCTACCTTCCACTGGCCTTCTCATTTATCCTAATGACAATCATGGGAATATGGCACTACGTGCACCAAAAAAGATACGAATTTGAGCTCAACAATAAGGTTTCAAAGGAATACATTAAGCAACTGGTGGACGATCCAAGGATAAACCGGGTACCAGGAATCGGTCTTTTGTACTCGGAGTTGGTTCAAGGCATACCTCCCATATTTCCTCATTTCATTTCTAGCATTCCTTCCATGCATTCAGTTCTAGTCTTTGTCTCCATTAAGAAACTTCCAATCAGTAAAGTAAGACCAGAGGAGCGTTTTCTCTTCAGACATATCGAACCAAGAGAGTATCGAATGTTTCGTTGTGTTGTAAGATATGGTTATAAGGATTTCATGGGAACACCCATAGAGTTTGAGCAACAACTGGTTGAGAAGCTGAAGGAATTCATTCGTCATGAATATTTCATGGCTGAAGGAGAGGCCGCAGTTGTAGAGAACCCGCCCCAGAGCTCCAATATTCTAGTAAATCAAGGAAAAGATAAAGGAAGTAGTAGAAGGGCTGTTTTTGTGGAGGAAACACTGAACCAACTCAACCAATCTCATCGTTCCTCAGCCTCCATCCAGTCATTCAATGTGGCCAAATTAAATAACTCGTCGAGTGGGATCGTATCAGCAGCCCCACCCTTACTGGGAGCTGAAGAAGAGATTCAGTTTGTTCAGAAAGCAAAGGATGAAGGAATTATATACCTCCTAGGAGAAGCTGAAGTGATGGCTAAACCCAATTCTTCCTACACAAAGAGGATGATTGTGGATTATGGCTATAATTTTCTGAGGAGAAACTTCAGGCAAGGGGAGAAAGTGATGATGATACCACAAACCAGACTTCTAAGGGTTGGAATGACATACGAGATTTAA
- the LOC108466688 gene encoding potassium transporter 5 isoform X2, protein MEENKAGMAENVEKGEEIEMAAAEADKNRLKERKFSWAKLRRVDSLNLEAGRLSFSSTKSPHSKVDWMRTLSLAFQSIGVIYGDIGTSPLYVYASTFTDGIGHQDNLIAVLSLIIYSIVLIPFFKYAFLVLRANDNGEGGTFALYSLLCRHVKLSLLPNQQPEDRELSNYQLDTPSSQLNRAYKIRGKMENSLKVKLTIFVVTILATSMVIGDGVLTPSISVLSAVGGIDSLGQDAVVGISVVILVILFCVQRFGTDKVGYSFAPIICLWFTFLSGIGLYNLFTYGWGVLRAFNPLYIVDYFKRRGKDGWISLGGVVLCITGTEAMFADLGHFNVRAVQISFSTITLPALLTVYSGQAAYLTKHPEHVGDTFYKSIPDPIYWPTFVVAVAASIIASQAMISGAFSIISQSLTLGCFPRVNVVHTSTEYEGQVYIPEVNYMLMIACVAVTVGFRTTENIGHAYGIAVVAVMVITTCMVTLIMLVIWKTSILWIALFCVFFGTIEAIYLSSVLYKFVEGGYLPLAFSFILMTIMGIWHYVHQKRYEFELNNKVSKEYIKQLVDDPRINRVPGIGLLYSELVQGIPPIFPHFISSIPSMHSVLVFVSIKKLPISKVRPEERFLFRHIEPREYRMFRCVVRYGYKDFMGTPIEFEQQLVEKLKEFIRHEYFMAEGEAAVVENPAVFVEETLNQLNQSHRSSASIQSFNVAKLNNSSSGIVSAAPPLLGAEEEIQFVQKAKDEGIIYLLGEAEVMAKPNSSYTKRMIVDYGYNFLRRNFRQGEKVMMIPQTRLLRVGMTYEI, encoded by the exons ATGGAAGAGAACAAAGCAGGTATGGCCGAGAATGTGGAGAAAGGTGAGGAGATAGAGATGGCAGCAGCAGAAGCTGATAAAAACCGACTAAAAGAACGAAAGTTCTCGTGGGCCAAGCTGCGCCGTGTGGATTCTCTCAATTTGGAGGCTGGCAGACTTTCATTTTCTTCAACCAAGTCCCCCCATTCCAAG GTGGATTGGATGAGGACGTTGAGTTTAGCATTTCAGTCTATTGGAGTGATATACGGAGATATTGGAACATCTCCGCTTTATGTATACGCCAGTACTTTCACTGACGGTATTGGTCACCAAGATAACCTTATTGCGGTTCTTTCCCTCATCATCTACTCCATAGTTCTAATCCCTTTTTTCAAGTATGCATTCCTTGTCTTGAGAGCCAATGACAACGGTGAAG GTGGAACATTTGCGCTGTATTCTTTGTTGTGCCGACATGTGAAACTGAGCTTACTTCCGAATCAACAACCGGAGGATAGAGAGCTGTCTAACTACCAGTTGGACACTCCATCCAGCCAGTTGAATCGAGCATATAAAATTAGAGGAAAGATGGAGAACAGTTTAAAAGTCAAACTTACTATTTTCGTGGTCACTATCCTTGCGACTTCAATGGTTATAGGTGATGGGGTTTTGACCCCATCTATCTCAG TTCTTTCTGCGGTTGGTGGCATCGATTCCTTAGGGCAAG ACGCTGTGGTGGGAATTTCTGTGGTAATTCTGGTCATCCTGTTCTGCGTTCAACGATTTGGAACTGACAAAGTGGGATATTCATTTGCCCCAATCATATGCCTGTGGTTTACCTTCCTAAGTGGCATTGGTTTGTACAACCTATTCACATATGGTTGGGGTGTATTACGTGCGTTTAATCCGTTGTATATAGTGGATTACTTCAAAAGACGCGGTAAGGATGGGTGGATATCACTTGGAGGAGTAGTACTTTGCATTACAG GAACTGAGGCTATGTTTGCTGATCTGGGTCACTTCAATGTTCGAGCAGTTCAA ATTAGTTTCTCCACTATTACCTTGCCTGCTTTACTTACTGTATATAGTGGCCAAGCTGCCTACCTCACAAAACACCCTGAACACGTTGGGGACACTTTCTACAAATCTATTCCAG ATCCAATCTATTGGCCAACATTTGTAGTAGCTGTAGCTGCTTCCATTATTGCAAGCCAAGCTATGATATCAGGAGCATTTTCAATTATCTCTCAATCGTTAACACTGGGATGTTTTCCAAGAGTTAATGTGGTCCACACCTCCACTGAGTATGAGGGGCAGGTTTATATACCAGAAGTCAACTACATGCTCATGATTGCCTGTGTTGCAGTCACTGTTGGGTTCAGAACCACAGAAAACATCGGTCACGCATATG GAATTGCTGTTGTAGCTGTAATGGTGATCACAACATGTATGGTTACTCTTATCATGCTTGTTATATGGAAGACAAGCATATTATGGATCGCTCTCTTTTGTGTGTTCTTCGGCACTATAGAGGCCATATATCTCTCATCAGTCTTGTATAAATTCGTTGAAGGTGGCTACCTTCCACTGGCCTTCTCATTTATCCTAATGACAATCATGGGAATATGGCACTACGTGCACCAAAAAAGATACGAATTTGAGCTCAACAATAAGGTTTCAAAGGAATACATTAAGCAACTGGTGGACGATCCAAGGATAAACCGGGTACCAGGAATCGGTCTTTTGTACTCGGAGTTGGTTCAAGGCATACCTCCCATATTTCCTCATTTCATTTCTAGCATTCCTTCCATGCATTCAGTTCTAGTCTTTGTCTCCATTAAGAAACTTCCAATCAGTAAAGTAAGACCAGAGGAGCGTTTTCTCTTCAGACATATCGAACCAAGAGAGTATCGAATGTTTCGTTGTGTTGTAAGATATGGTTATAAGGATTTCATGGGAACACCCATAGAGTTTGAGCAACAACTGGTTGAGAAGCTGAAGGAATTCATTCGTCATGAATATTTCATGGCTGAAGGAGAGGCCGCAGTTGTAGAGAACCC GGCTGTTTTTGTGGAGGAAACACTGAACCAACTCAACCAATCTCATCGTTCCTCAGCCTCCATCCAGTCATTCAATGTGGCCAAATTAAATAACTCGTCGAGTGGGATCGTATCAGCAGCCCCACCCTTACTGGGAGCTGAAGAAGAGATTCAGTTTGTTCAGAAAGCAAAGGATGAAGGAATTATATACCTCCTAGGAGAAGCTGAAGTGATGGCTAAACCCAATTCTTCCTACACAAAGAGGATGATTGTGGATTATGGCTATAATTTTCTGAGGAGAAACTTCAGGCAAGGGGAGAAAGTGATGATGATACCACAAACCAGACTTCTAAGGGTTGGAATGACATACGAGATTTAA